One window of Verrucomicrobiota bacterium genomic DNA carries:
- a CDS encoding esterase-like activity of phytase family protein — translation MVGSLLTHLLVPWLMCLDAPLNATLAQASALPKPDRETGPLPGVTSTQAWPRYTLKIDRAWQLNVPGGKPFEASGLLWTHDGQLLTVDNSAVGLYRIQFCKGWHSLDLELLPGLFTQPQLASFQNQRIGPYDCEGIAEDAEGRIYVCEEGNRWILRADLKAKTLERLKIDWEPVRKYFHTIDRNASFEGIAIGGGHLYVANERARGRIIVVDLKSWKVMDDFMVQPRGSKARDVDYSDLSWFDGALWVLLRESRCVLQVDPATHRVLAEYDFRGVEDDPEYIYSKRFPTGVMEGLAVDRDSIWLVTDNNNMGRVRFPRDARPTLFRCLRPDVEHQNQEQARNPAAKLKPK, via the coding sequence ATGGTTGGATCACTCCTGACCCATTTGTTGGTTCCATGGTTGATGTGCCTCGACGCTCCTTTGAACGCGACGTTGGCCCAGGCCAGCGCTCTTCCCAAACCGGATCGAGAAACAGGCCCGCTCCCGGGCGTCACCTCCACGCAGGCCTGGCCGCGTTACACGCTCAAGATTGACCGGGCCTGGCAGTTGAACGTGCCGGGCGGCAAACCGTTCGAAGCGTCCGGGCTGCTCTGGACCCACGACGGCCAATTGTTGACGGTCGATAACTCCGCCGTCGGGTTGTACCGGATTCAGTTTTGCAAAGGCTGGCATTCGCTAGACCTGGAACTTTTGCCGGGCTTGTTTACCCAGCCGCAGCTTGCCTCCTTCCAGAATCAGAGGATCGGTCCTTACGACTGCGAAGGAATCGCGGAAGATGCCGAAGGCCGAATCTACGTTTGCGAAGAAGGCAACCGCTGGATTCTGCGGGCTGATCTCAAAGCGAAAACTCTGGAGCGGCTGAAGATCGACTGGGAACCGGTGCGCAAGTATTTTCACACCATCGACAGGAACGCTTCCTTCGAAGGCATCGCGATCGGCGGCGGCCACCTCTACGTGGCCAACGAGCGGGCGCGCGGACGGATCATTGTCGTCGATTTGAAATCGTGGAAGGTCATGGACGATTTCATGGTGCAGCCGCGCGGCAGCAAAGCCCGCGACGTGGATTACTCGGACTTGTCCTGGTTCGACGGCGCGCTCTGGGTCTTGCTGCGCGAAAGCCGTTGCGTGCTCCAGGTGGACCCGGCGACGCATCGTGTCCTGGCCGAATATGATTTCCGCGGCGTCGAGGATGACCCGGAATACATCTACTCGAAACGCTTCCCGACGGGCGTGATGGAGGGCCTGGCGGTCGATCGCGATTCCATCTGGCTGGTCACGGACAACAATAACATGGGCCGCGTTCGCTTCCCGCGCGACGCGCGGCCGACGTTGTTCCGGTGTTTGCGGCCCGACGTGGAGCATCAGAATCAGGAGCAAGCCAGGAATCCCGCCGCCAAATTGAAGCCGAAGTGA
- a CDS encoding type II secretion system protein encodes MIELLVVIAIIAILAGMLLPSLAKAKDKAKVIHCVNNLKQMGIAHRMYADDDPKGTLSGTPTDGSDDLTWMVPDCIQSAQSRSVFVCPSTDNFIGTNVSMVSGRQIFTDLTYQAPYKRARSANTKNSDLRGVSYEPNAFMNWVIRKTDTTVQGYVHKSTAFGLKGQVFGPSDIHLIFDGDRQGTGAINNYPDKNDNHGAAGVNFLMCDSSVKWVKGGTNYLRAYEISQDENRSTP; translated from the coding sequence ATGATCGAGCTTTTGGTGGTGATCGCGATCATCGCGATTCTCGCCGGGATGCTGCTGCCCTCGCTGGCCAAAGCCAAAGACAAGGCCAAGGTGATCCATTGCGTGAATAATCTCAAACAGATGGGCATCGCTCATCGCATGTATGCGGACGATGACCCGAAAGGCACGTTGTCTGGCACGCCCACGGACGGCAGTGACGACTTGACCTGGATGGTCCCAGACTGCATTCAATCGGCCCAGTCTCGTTCCGTGTTTGTCTGTCCGTCCACGGACAATTTCATTGGCACGAACGTATCGATGGTGAGCGGACGCCAGATTTTCACGGATTTGACCTACCAGGCGCCGTACAAAAGGGCGCGCAGCGCGAACACCAAGAATTCCGATTTGCGCGGCGTCAGCTACGAGCCGAATGCCTTCATGAACTGGGTCATCCGGAAAACGGACACCACGGTTCAGGGATACGTTCACAAGAGCACCGCCTTCGGCCTCAAAGGCCAGGTCTTCGGCCCATCGGATATTCATCTGATCTTCGATGGAGACCGCCAGGGCACCGGCGCGATCAACAATTATCCCGACAAGAACGACAACCACGGCGCGGCGGGAGTGAACTTCCTCATGTGCGACTCCAGTGTGAAGTGGGTCAAGGGCGGCACCAATTACCTGCGCGCTTACGAGATTTCGCAGGACGAAAACCGCTCGACGCCGTAA
- a CDS encoding Gfo/Idh/MocA family oxidoreductase, with product MKTIPRRQFLKTSLGSAAAISVASRVAGAESVSKAPASERLQVGCIGVGGRAGYLMQTFAGLRNADVATICDIDSRRLAGAVLSVEKAQGTKPKTETDFRKLVEDSKLDALVVGTPDHWHAIPTILGCIAGKDVYVEKPDGHNMEEGLRMIDAARRHKRIIQLGTQSRTSEHFRSAMAYIRSGKLGRCLVAKGWESAKQGSIGRPPDSEPPPGVDYDTWLGPAPKRPFNVRRFHGNWRWFFDYGTGDLGNDGVHRLDIARWALSTATEALGEPPLGLPTAICASGGKWYFDDMQEWPDTLQVTYEYAGNPGKILTYEMRVWSPYDYYGNEEGAVLYGDQGYIVIGNSSWQAFDPQHKVVARGSGDNSGITHIQNFVDCVKSRKKPNADLETVGHISSVLCHAGNISWRVGRKIFLDPKTERFINDDEANKLRTRPEYRKPWVLPEVV from the coding sequence ATGAAAACGATCCCTCGCAGACAATTCCTTAAAACTTCCCTGGGCAGCGCCGCAGCCATATCGGTCGCATCGCGAGTTGCCGGAGCCGAATCCGTTTCCAAAGCGCCCGCCAGCGAGCGCTTGCAAGTTGGCTGCATCGGCGTCGGCGGCCGGGCCGGATATCTCATGCAAACTTTCGCCGGACTTCGGAACGCCGACGTCGCGACCATCTGCGACATCGATTCACGGCGGCTGGCCGGCGCCGTGTTGAGTGTGGAAAAGGCGCAAGGGACGAAACCGAAAACGGAGACCGACTTCCGCAAGCTGGTTGAGGACTCCAAGCTCGACGCCCTCGTCGTGGGCACGCCGGATCATTGGCACGCGATCCCGACCATCCTGGGCTGCATCGCGGGCAAGGACGTTTATGTCGAGAAACCCGACGGGCACAACATGGAGGAGGGCTTGCGCATGATCGACGCAGCCCGAAGGCACAAACGCATCATTCAACTCGGAACCCAATCGCGCACGAGCGAGCATTTCCGATCCGCGATGGCGTACATCCGCAGCGGCAAACTGGGCCGCTGTCTCGTCGCGAAAGGCTGGGAGAGCGCCAAACAAGGTTCCATTGGACGCCCGCCCGACAGCGAACCGCCGCCCGGCGTGGATTACGACACCTGGCTGGGTCCGGCGCCGAAGCGGCCTTTCAACGTGCGCCGGTTCCATGGCAACTGGCGCTGGTTTTTTGACTACGGCACGGGCGACCTGGGAAACGACGGCGTGCACCGGCTCGACATCGCGCGCTGGGCGTTGAGCACGGCCACCGAAGCGCTCGGCGAACCGCCGCTGGGTTTGCCCACCGCGATCTGCGCCAGCGGCGGCAAATGGTATTTCGACGACATGCAAGAATGGCCGGACACCTTGCAGGTCACTTACGAATACGCCGGGAACCCCGGCAAGATTCTCACTTACGAAATGCGGGTTTGGTCGCCTTACGACTATTACGGGAATGAAGAAGGCGCCGTGCTCTACGGCGACCAGGGGTACATCGTGATCGGGAACAGCAGTTGGCAGGCGTTCGATCCCCAGCACAAAGTGGTCGCGCGCGGCTCCGGCGATAACAGCGGCATCACGCACATCCAGAATTTCGTCGATTGCGTTAAGAGCCGAAAAAAACCCAACGCCGATCTCGAAACCGTCGGGCACATTTCTTCCGTGCTGTGTCATGCGGGAAACATTTCCTGGCGGGTGGGAAGAAAGATTTTCCTCGACCCGAAAACCGAGCGATTCATCAACGACGACGAAGCGAACAAGCTGCGGACCCGCCCGGAATACCGCAAGCCATGGGTGCTGCCGGAGGTGGTTTGA